A stretch of Rhizobium glycinendophyticum DNA encodes these proteins:
- a CDS encoding glycerophosphodiester phosphodiesterase family protein, with amino-acid sequence MRLAMLFVSLFFALVAGAASLARIPAPMHAALIHERLTHANLFRDHVMVVAHRAGWKEKGKPMRAENSFAAIDHASAIGVEMVELDVRRSRDGALVIMHDETLDRTTTCKGKVAERDLADLRTCRLIVEGAREVTDEHVFTLEEAMLHARGRIMINVDNKLEPEALVEVADLARRLDMTGGVLLKMAIWNPERLQLARDIRRAIGPEIAFMPILADDAVTETAFVDRTQSALSAPAAELIHWHRDASLPVTPDGGPLLSPLSRAAAIRNNTHLWINTYAITDRPEGMVAGGRGDYLALSTGRPQDVWGFFVERGVTIIQTDEPEAVIAWLDAQGLRRPYELTN; translated from the coding sequence ATGCGCCTTGCCATGCTTTTTGTCAGCCTGTTCTTTGCGCTTGTCGCGGGTGCCGCGAGCCTTGCGCGGATCCCGGCTCCGATGCATGCAGCCCTGATCCACGAGCGGCTGACCCATGCCAACCTGTTTCGGGATCATGTGATGGTGGTGGCGCATCGGGCCGGCTGGAAGGAGAAAGGCAAACCGATGCGGGCGGAAAACTCCTTCGCCGCCATCGACCATGCCTCCGCGATCGGCGTCGAAATGGTTGAACTCGACGTTCGCCGCAGCCGCGACGGCGCACTCGTGATCATGCATGACGAAACGCTGGACCGGACGACGACCTGCAAGGGCAAGGTTGCCGAGCGCGATCTGGCGGACTTGAGGACCTGTCGCCTGATTGTCGAAGGTGCGCGCGAAGTCACCGACGAACATGTCTTCACACTGGAAGAGGCCATGCTGCATGCGCGCGGCCGGATCATGATCAACGTCGACAACAAGCTGGAGCCCGAGGCTCTGGTCGAGGTCGCCGACCTTGCGCGACGGCTCGACATGACGGGTGGTGTGCTCCTCAAGATGGCGATCTGGAACCCGGAGCGGCTGCAGCTTGCCCGCGACATCCGCCGCGCGATCGGCCCCGAGATCGCGTTCATGCCGATCCTGGCCGACGACGCCGTGACCGAGACGGCCTTTGTCGACCGGACACAATCGGCACTCTCTGCGCCAGCGGCCGAACTGATCCATTGGCACCGCGATGCAAGCTTGCCGGTCACGCCGGATGGCGGCCCCCTGCTTTCACCGCTGTCGCGGGCTGCAGCGATCCGCAACAACACCCATTTGTGGATCAACACTTATGCGATCACCGACCGGCCGGAAGGCATGGTGGCCGGCGGACGCGGTGACTATCTCGCACTGTCCACGGGACGCCCGCAGGATGTCTGGGGCTTCTTCGTCGAGCGTGGTGTGACGATCATTCAGACAGACGAGCCGGAGGCGGTCATCGCATGGCTCGACGCACAGGGCCTGCGGCGGCCTTATGAGCTGACGAACTGA
- a CDS encoding GH32 C-terminal domain-containing protein — MTISHAIPEGYRTIDVDLPVNAMLHLWLKAVTPAEPGSVSLYSVNGKFGEVQAVNAEENSFRIYHVFGGGTVTLAYDTAVTSVSVAYWFTPSDVLETGITVIHTNPANEPPDLPNGYHFRPPFGWMNDPNGFGRFGGRPHLFYQHYSHGRIWNNMHWGHAVSPDYLRWRHLPVFLFPSEELTVRPDKRGGAFSGSAIARPDGPGIRVFFTEKIADRIPEQEIQLTATSTDLFSAGAAEVLLPHRPDGEGLTFDFRDPYVFRGPDGLWKMLLGSQSAEGGVVLLYETTDNTAADGWTYLGKLYTETRYQTSALECPCLLPVDGDARDPATRWALIYGLMNGEDKETGRRNLTMIDIGWFDGRSFAKEFGRELDFGTDNYAFQAFVDGGTPVGIGWLGNWADTGPTVDFPSAMSLPRTLVLDGGELLTPPIGAAESLRARMIDRTRLVAGQSVQLPHGAAEVVFELDQPGAEFRLEFDHPEMRLALAQHAEGLEILHGFLDRPEEPPGPRYIAKAAGVKRIRVFLDYGSLEVFADGGRLAGTKRIAGFEPVRGLRLVATQGTVTQATVWSLRL; from the coding sequence ATGACGATATCGCACGCCATTCCGGAAGGTTATCGAACCATCGATGTGGATCTCCCGGTCAATGCAATGCTGCACCTGTGGCTGAAGGCGGTCACACCGGCCGAGCCCGGATCCGTGTCCCTCTACAGCGTCAATGGCAAGTTCGGCGAGGTTCAGGCGGTCAATGCCGAGGAAAACTCCTTCCGCATCTATCATGTCTTCGGCGGCGGCACCGTGACGCTCGCTTACGATACGGCGGTCACCTCTGTCTCAGTCGCCTATTGGTTCACCCCGTCCGACGTCCTAGAAACGGGCATCACCGTCATCCACACCAACCCAGCGAATGAACCACCCGACTTGCCGAATGGCTATCACTTCCGTCCGCCCTTCGGCTGGATGAACGATCCCAATGGTTTTGGCCGCTTTGGTGGAAGGCCGCATCTGTTTTACCAGCATTACTCGCATGGCCGCATCTGGAACAATATGCACTGGGGCCATGCCGTCTCGCCCGACTACTTGCGCTGGCGCCACCTCCCGGTCTTCCTGTTTCCCTCAGAGGAATTGACCGTCCGGCCGGATAAGCGCGGCGGCGCCTTTTCGGGTTCGGCCATCGCTCGACCCGACGGGCCAGGCATCCGCGTCTTCTTCACCGAAAAGATCGCTGACCGGATTCCGGAACAGGAAATCCAACTGACGGCAACCTCGACCGATCTTTTTAGCGCCGGCGCTGCCGAAGTTCTCTTGCCGCACAGGCCGGATGGAGAGGGGCTGACCTTCGATTTTCGCGATCCCTATGTCTTTCGTGGTCCGGATGGGCTCTGGAAGATGCTACTCGGCAGCCAGAGCGCCGAGGGTGGCGTGGTGCTGCTGTACGAGACCACTGACAACACCGCCGCAGACGGATGGACCTATCTCGGTAAGCTTTACACTGAGACGCGTTATCAGACCTCGGCACTCGAATGCCCATGCCTTCTGCCGGTCGATGGCGACGCACGGGACCCCGCAACGCGCTGGGCGCTCATCTATGGCCTGATGAATGGCGAGGACAAGGAAACCGGGCGCCGCAACCTGACCATGATCGATATAGGCTGGTTTGACGGGCGGAGTTTCGCCAAGGAATTCGGGCGTGAACTGGATTTCGGCACCGATAACTATGCCTTTCAGGCCTTCGTCGATGGCGGCACACCGGTCGGCATTGGCTGGCTCGGCAATTGGGCCGACACAGGCCCGACGGTCGATTTTCCCTCGGCCATGAGCCTGCCCCGGACGCTGGTTCTGGACGGTGGCGAACTGCTGACCCCGCCCATTGGGGCAGCGGAAAGCCTGAGAGCCCGGATGATCGACCGCACGCGGCTGGTGGCAGGGCAATCGGTACAACTGCCGCACGGCGCTGCTGAAGTGGTCTTCGAGCTGGACCAGCCCGGCGCGGAATTCCGGCTGGAATTTGATCACCCCGAGATGCGCCTGGCGCTCGCCCAGCATGCGGAAGGTCTGGAAATCCTGCACGGCTTTCTCGACCGGCCGGAAGAGCCGCCAGGGCCGCGCTATATTGCAAAGGCCGCTGGGGTGAAACGTATCAGGGTCTTCCTCGACTACGGCTCGCTTGAGGTCTTCGCCGATGGTGGGCGTTTGGCCGGCACAAAACGCATCGCAGGTTTTGAGCCAGTGCGGGGATTACGGCTCGTCGCGACCCAGGGGACCGTCACGCAGGCGACGGTGTGGTCGCTGCGGTTATAG
- a CDS encoding serine/threonine protein kinase: protein MARTRIDEGDVIDGFTLGKLAHTGGMAKLYEVTHPDHTGPLLMKVPRIGSGTDPATIVGFEMELMILPRISGPHVPRFVARGDFSRQPYIVVERLPGKSLYPMLERLPCSQPEVVETAAKIATALTDLHRQKVVHLDIKPSNILFRDTGEAVLVDYGLARHLELPDLMDEEFRLPYGTAPYMAPEQILGVRSDFRSDLFALGVLMYFFSTGRRPFGDPQRMNGLKKRLWWDPPPPRELNPMVSKACQEIILRCLEVNPARRYQTAAQLALDLGNLYGVRLTARAEKTSRDGWRQVVKRMLNPDPIELIKPKGATALLASAPIVMVAIDLNAASQELAEALRETAKRIIRNSPHARIACVNVLKIARLALDDDLDAEGNSKHVMRLAALKHWAAPLGADEADITYHVLEAVSPAQAILTFARDNNVDHVVMGARANSTLRSLMGSVSGEVAASAPCSVTVVRVRGASAPVAKQSSIIEGETDLAGHA, encoded by the coding sequence ATGGCACGCACACGGATCGACGAGGGCGACGTTATCGACGGCTTCACGCTCGGCAAGCTCGCCCATACCGGCGGCATGGCCAAGCTCTATGAGGTGACCCATCCGGACCATACCGGCCCCCTCCTGATGAAGGTTCCGCGGATCGGCTCCGGGACCGACCCCGCCACCATCGTCGGCTTCGAGATGGAGTTGATGATCCTTCCGCGGATCAGCGGCCCGCACGTGCCGCGCTTTGTGGCGCGCGGCGACTTTTCGCGCCAACCTTACATTGTTGTTGAACGACTGCCCGGCAAGTCGCTCTATCCCATGCTGGAGCGACTGCCGTGTTCCCAGCCGGAGGTCGTCGAGACCGCCGCGAAGATCGCGACCGCACTTACCGACCTTCATCGCCAGAAAGTCGTCCATCTCGACATCAAGCCGTCCAACATCCTCTTTCGCGATACCGGTGAGGCCGTGCTTGTCGATTATGGCCTCGCCCGCCATCTCGAGCTTCCGGATCTGATGGACGAGGAGTTTCGCCTGCCCTATGGCACGGCGCCCTATATGGCGCCCGAACAGATCCTCGGCGTGCGGTCCGATTTTCGCTCCGATCTCTTCGCGCTCGGCGTATTGATGTATTTCTTCTCGACTGGGCGTCGGCCCTTCGGCGACCCGCAGAGGATGAACGGCCTGAAGAAGCGGCTCTGGTGGGATCCGCCCCCGCCCCGCGAGCTCAATCCGATGGTCTCCAAGGCGTGCCAGGAGATCATCCTGCGCTGCCTGGAGGTCAACCCTGCGCGTCGTTACCAGACGGCGGCCCAACTCGCCCTCGATCTCGGCAATCTCTACGGTGTCCGCCTCACGGCCCGCGCGGAAAAGACCAGCCGGGACGGCTGGCGTCAGGTGGTGAAGCGCATGCTGAACCCCGATCCGATCGAGTTGATCAAGCCGAAAGGGGCGACCGCCCTTCTCGCTTCTGCGCCCATCGTGATGGTGGCCATCGATCTGAATGCGGCGAGCCAGGAATTGGCCGAGGCATTGCGGGAGACGGCAAAGAGGATCATCCGCAATTCGCCGCATGCCCGCATCGCCTGCGTCAACGTGCTGAAGATCGCCCGTCTTGCGCTCGATGACGACCTAGACGCCGAGGGCAACAGCAAACATGTGATGCGGCTTGCTGCGCTAAAGCATTGGGCAGCGCCGCTTGGCGCGGACGAGGCGGACATAACCTACCACGTGCTGGAGGCCGTCTCGCCGGCCCAGGCGATCCTCACATTCGCACGCGACAACAATGTCGATCATGTGGTGATGGGCGCAAGGGCCAACTCGACGCTGCGCTCATTGATGGGCAGCGTCTCCGGTGAGGTGGCGGCATCTGCCCCATGCTCCGTCACGGTCGTCCGGGTGCGCGGCGCAAGTGCTCCGGTCGCCAAACAAAGTTCGATCATTGAGGGTGAAACCGATCTCGCCGGGCATGCGTAG
- a CDS encoding metallophosphoesterase family protein, giving the protein MKIAILSDIHGNRQAFETVLAHARARGAERFVILGDIVGYGGDPKWCVETCMAMVAEGAIAVRGNHDQAISDPSYAMNASAGIAIDWTRVTLEPSHREFLARLPVSATDEDRLYVHAEGSAPGRFTYVHDRSDADAHFKGCSARLSFCGHVHAPALYGQGLGGKVTTFVPSSDIGIPVGPPRRWLAVMGSVGQPRDGNPAAAWALYDTQDCELSFRWTAYDIDGAANAIRAASLPEGLALRLYRGR; this is encoded by the coding sequence ATGAAAATCGCTATTTTGTCCGACATCCATGGCAACCGACAGGCCTTCGAGACCGTGCTTGCACATGCAAGGGCGCGGGGTGCGGAACGCTTCGTCATACTTGGCGACATCGTCGGCTATGGCGGTGATCCGAAGTGGTGCGTCGAAACCTGCATGGCCATGGTTGCTGAAGGCGCGATTGCCGTGCGCGGCAATCATGACCAGGCGATCAGCGATCCCTCCTATGCCATGAACGCGTCTGCCGGGATCGCAATCGACTGGACGCGCGTTACGCTCGAGCCGTCGCATCGCGAATTTCTAGCGCGTCTGCCGGTTTCCGCCACCGATGAGGATCGGCTCTATGTGCACGCCGAAGGTTCCGCGCCTGGCCGGTTTACCTATGTGCATGACCGCAGCGACGCTGATGCCCACTTCAAAGGTTGCAGTGCGCGGCTCAGCTTCTGCGGACATGTGCATGCGCCGGCACTTTACGGGCAGGGTCTGGGCGGCAAGGTCACGACCTTCGTTCCATCGTCCGACATCGGTATTCCTGTCGGTCCGCCGCGACGCTGGCTTGCCGTGATGGGTTCGGTCGGTCAGCCCCGCGATGGCAATCCGGCGGCGGCCTGGGCCCTTTACGACACGCAGGACTGTGAGCTCTCCTTCCGCTGGACCGCCTATGACATAGACGGCGCGGCAAACGCGATCCGTGCCGCCTCATTGCCGGAAGGGCTGGCGCTCAGACTTTACAGGGGACGCTGA
- a CDS encoding PAS domain-containing hybrid sensor histidine kinase/response regulator, with translation MLPGWIIVVAALGYLLFLFAVASYGDRKSKITGVPAGGRPMVYALSLAVYCTSWTYFGGVGLAAEHGLEFMAIYIGPILMYTLGMPILRRIINLAKTEKITSGADFVAARYGKNPIVGLLVTIIYLVGIIPYIALQLKAVSSSVAAVMDPSAYGIGTGNLYFIDLPLIVAFLLACFAVVFGTRHTDATEHQDGLILAIAMESVVKLVAFWTLGIFVVFTLYDGPADLWQKATESPAVMAALSHQTPASRWILLILLSAFAIIMLPRQFHVTVVENRTPRELKLAGILMPIYLIAINIFVLPAAIGGVLTFGGGGDADLYVLSLPLEAGNGLVTLITFIGGFSAATAMVIVASVALAIMISNDMVLPIFLRQRLLGRPSQREDFAKTLLHIRRTAIFGVLLLGYVYFRSADNTTGLAKIGLLSFAAIAQIAPAMFGGLIWRRANARGAIAGLTTGFLVWAYLLFLPSLGATDHSWIASSMLGFLLPGLSMFETQYADPLVNATIFSLLINTLAFVVGSLSRNPRPVERIQSAIFIKRQPRSNFATRGWKTSVAVGDLKAAIARYLGNERMERSFRSYEQAAGRKLADDSPADMAFIHFSEQLLGSAIGSSSARLVLSLILQKAEDPSADTVWLLDQASEALQYNQDMLQTALAQMEQGIAVFDASDRLTIWNRRFRILLDLPEHVGQVGFPLADMIAILAQRGDVAATNVAAVIHGFHQFDHPFQMVLSGGKRIIEVRCNLMPDQGLVATFSDITARVEADQALKQANETLEQRVSERTAELTRVNHALAEARAAADEANIGKTRFFAAAGHDILQPLNAARLYSSSLVERLGDSEDSALVENIDSALESVESILGAVLDISRLDTGAMKPRFSTVPLNSLLQKIETDFAPMAREKNLKLVVMPTKFSVRSDPTLLRRLIQNLVSNAIKYTPAGRIVVGARRQGDKVVIQVTDSGIGIPSSKFRTVFKEFARLEEGMRTASGLGLGLSIVDRIARVLHHPVELASKPGKGTTFKVVMPLDVAKPASDGVVKLAPESRNTPSLQGFRVLCIDNEPKILEGMQLLISGWGCEVTCAGSIAEMDTLLENSPAPDLVIADYHLGDGSGIGAILRLRALTKADMPALLITADRSAEVRAEAERHSITLQHKPVRPAALRAFMTQVSSQRRAAAE, from the coding sequence GTGCTTCCTGGCTGGATCATCGTTGTCGCGGCGCTTGGCTATCTGCTGTTCTTGTTTGCGGTGGCGAGCTATGGCGACCGCAAATCGAAGATCACCGGCGTTCCGGCCGGCGGTCGACCGATGGTCTACGCGCTGAGCCTTGCCGTTTACTGCACCTCCTGGACCTATTTCGGCGGCGTGGGGCTTGCAGCCGAGCATGGGCTGGAATTCATGGCGATCTATATCGGGCCTATCCTGATGTATACGCTCGGAATGCCGATCCTTCGGCGCATCATCAATCTTGCCAAGACCGAAAAGATCACCTCGGGCGCAGACTTCGTTGCTGCCCGTTACGGCAAGAACCCCATTGTCGGGCTATTGGTCACGATCATCTACCTTGTCGGGATCATCCCCTATATCGCGCTCCAGCTTAAGGCCGTGTCCAGTTCGGTCGCCGCCGTCATGGACCCCTCGGCCTATGGGATCGGCACGGGCAATCTCTACTTCATCGATCTGCCGCTGATCGTCGCCTTTCTCCTTGCCTGCTTCGCCGTGGTCTTCGGCACGCGGCACACGGATGCAACCGAACACCAGGACGGCCTGATCCTGGCGATTGCAATGGAGTCGGTGGTCAAGCTGGTCGCATTCTGGACGCTCGGCATTTTCGTGGTGTTCACGCTCTACGACGGACCGGCGGATCTCTGGCAGAAAGCGACCGAGAGCCCTGCCGTCATGGCAGCCCTGTCGCACCAGACGCCGGCCAGCCGCTGGATCCTGCTGATCCTGCTCTCGGCGTTTGCCATCATCATGCTGCCACGGCAGTTCCATGTGACCGTGGTCGAGAACCGCACGCCGCGCGAGCTGAAACTCGCGGGCATCCTGATGCCGATTTACCTGATTGCCATCAACATCTTCGTCCTGCCGGCCGCGATCGGCGGTGTGCTGACGTTCGGGGGCGGAGGTGATGCCGATCTTTACGTGCTGTCGCTGCCGCTTGAAGCGGGCAACGGGCTGGTGACTCTGATCACTTTTATCGGTGGCTTCTCGGCGGCGACCGCGATGGTCATCGTCGCCTCCGTCGCGCTTGCCATCATGATTTCCAATGACATGGTGCTGCCGATCTTCCTGCGCCAGCGTCTGCTCGGCCGACCGAGCCAGCGCGAGGATTTTGCAAAGACGCTCCTCCATATCCGCCGGACCGCCATCTTCGGCGTGCTGCTGCTCGGCTATGTCTATTTCCGCTCGGCCGACAATACGACAGGACTTGCCAAGATCGGGCTTCTCTCCTTCGCCGCCATCGCCCAGATCGCGCCGGCGATGTTCGGCGGGTTGATCTGGAGACGAGCCAATGCACGCGGCGCGATTGCCGGCCTGACAACCGGCTTTCTCGTCTGGGCCTATTTGCTCTTCCTGCCCAGCCTCGGTGCCACCGATCATTCCTGGATCGCGTCCAGCATGCTGGGTTTTCTGCTGCCGGGCCTCTCGATGTTCGAGACACAATATGCCGACCCGCTGGTCAATGCGACGATCTTCAGCCTGTTGATCAACACGCTCGCCTTCGTCGTCGGATCGCTGAGCCGCAATCCGCGCCCGGTCGAGCGTATCCAGTCGGCGATCTTCATCAAGCGGCAGCCTCGCTCCAACTTTGCCACACGCGGCTGGAAGACCAGCGTCGCGGTCGGCGATCTGAAGGCCGCGATCGCCCGCTATCTCGGCAATGAGAGAATGGAGCGCTCCTTCCGGTCTTACGAACAGGCGGCAGGCCGGAAGCTGGCGGATGACAGCCCCGCCGACATGGCCTTCATCCATTTCTCCGAACAGCTTCTCGGCAGCGCGATCGGCTCGTCCTCGGCCCGTCTGGTGTTGTCGCTCATCCTGCAGAAGGCCGAGGACCCGTCGGCCGACACCGTGTGGCTACTCGATCAGGCATCGGAAGCCCTCCAATACAATCAGGACATGCTGCAGACGGCGCTTGCGCAGATGGAGCAGGGCATCGCGGTCTTCGACGCATCCGATCGACTGACCATCTGGAACCGTCGTTTCCGTATCCTTCTCGATCTGCCGGAGCATGTTGGCCAAGTCGGCTTTCCCCTTGCCGACATGATTGCCATCCTCGCCCAGCGCGGCGACGTGGCTGCCACCAATGTGGCGGCCGTCATCCATGGATTTCATCAGTTCGACCATCCGTTCCAGATGGTGCTGTCCGGGGGCAAGAGGATCATCGAAGTGCGCTGCAACCTCATGCCAGACCAGGGATTGGTCGCGACGTTCAGTGACATTACCGCCCGGGTCGAAGCCGATCAGGCGCTGAAACAGGCAAACGAGACGCTGGAGCAACGGGTCAGCGAGCGCACCGCAGAGCTTACCCGGGTCAATCATGCTCTGGCCGAGGCGCGGGCAGCGGCCGATGAAGCGAATATCGGCAAGACCCGTTTCTTCGCCGCAGCCGGACACGACATTCTGCAGCCGCTGAATGCGGCTCGACTCTATTCGTCGTCTCTGGTCGAACGCCTTGGAGACTCCGAAGACAGCGCGTTGGTTGAGAACATCGATTCAGCGCTGGAATCGGTTGAAAGCATTCTCGGTGCGGTTCTCGACATCTCCAGGCTCGATACCGGCGCAATGAAGCCGCGTTTTTCCACCGTGCCGCTCAATAGTCTTTTGCAGAAAATTGAAACGGACTTTGCGCCCATGGCGCGCGAGAAGAACCTGAAGCTCGTGGTGATGCCGACGAAATTCTCGGTGCGGTCAGACCCGACCCTCTTGCGCCGGTTGATCCAGAATCTGGTGTCCAATGCCATCAAATACACGCCGGCCGGACGTATTGTGGTCGGGGCGCGGCGTCAGGGCGACAAGGTGGTGATCCAGGTGACGGATTCCGGCATCGGCATCCCCTCCTCCAAGTTCCGCACGGTGTTCAAGGAATTTGCCCGGCTGGAAGAAGGCATGCGGACGGCGTCCGGGCTTGGCCTTGGACTGTCGATTGTCGACCGCATTGCGCGGGTGCTGCACCATCCGGTGGAACTGGCGTCCAAGCCCGGCAAGGGTACAACCTTCAAGGTGGTCATGCCGCTGGACGTGGCGAAACCGGCATCCGACGGCGTGGTTAAACTGGCGCCCGAAAGCCGCAACACACCGTCGCTGCAGGGCTTCCGCGTGCTTTGTATCGACAACGAGCCGAAGATCCTTGAGGGCATGCAATTGCTGATCTCCGGCTGGGGCTGCGAGGTCACCTGCGCCGGCTCGATCGCCGAGATGGACACACTGCTGGAAAACAGTCCCGCACCCGATCTGGTCATCGCCGACTATCATCTTGGCGATGGCAGCGGCATAGGGGCAATCCTGCGATTGCGCGCGCTAACCAAGGCGGACATGCCGGCACTGCTGATCACTGCCGATCGTTCAGCGGAAGTCCGGGCGGAAGCCGAACGTCATTCGATCACGCTGCAGCACAAGCCGGTACGCCCCGCTGCTCTCCGGGCCTTCATGACGCAAGTCTCCTCGCAACGCCGAGCGGCGGCGGAATAG
- the mscL gene encoding large conductance mechanosensitive channel protein MscL, producing the protein MLNEFKSFIARGNVMDLAVGVIIGGAFGLIVNSLVQDIVMPLVGVVFGGFDFSNYFLPLSSKVTATSLAAAREQGAVFAYGNFITVVINFLILAWIIFLMVKGVNTLRKSLEREEQKATEAAPPPADIQLLTEIRDLLKTR; encoded by the coding sequence ATGCTGAACGAATTCAAGTCATTCATTGCACGTGGCAACGTCATGGACCTCGCGGTCGGCGTCATCATCGGGGGGGCCTTCGGCCTGATCGTCAATTCGCTGGTTCAGGACATTGTCATGCCTTTGGTCGGCGTGGTGTTCGGTGGCTTCGATTTTTCCAACTACTTCCTGCCCCTGAGCAGCAAGGTCACGGCGACATCGCTTGCCGCCGCCCGCGAACAGGGTGCCGTCTTCGCCTATGGCAACTTCATCACTGTGGTCATCAATTTCCTGATCCTTGCCTGGATTATCTTCCTGATGGTCAAGGGCGTGAACACGCTGCGTAAGTCGCTGGAAAGGGAAGAGCAGAAGGCAACGGAGGCAGCGCCGCCCCCGGCCGACATCCAGCTGCTGACCGAGATCCGAGACCTGTTGAAAACCCGTTGA
- a CDS encoding pyridoxal phosphate-dependent aminotransferase — MSLLESLSPRALAAPESGIVEILNYARGRDGLLPLWVGEGDLPTPDFINRAASDALLAGETFYTWQRGIPELREALSRYYQRHFSVDLSAEHFYATGSGMQAIALAVQALTSPGDEMIYLSPCWPNIVAAIDLAGGKSVGLPLTFADGRWMLDLDRLEKTITPKTRALFINTPSNPTGWTATRDELKAILEIARRHGIWILADEIYALYYYGTATRAPSFLDVMEEGDRVIFANSFSKNWSMTGWRVGWIVAPPELGQVLENLIQYSTSGVAQFMQRGAVVALDDGDDFVRENIARATKSRDIFCDTLTATNRVETLKPEGALYAFLKIDGITDSRQAALDIVDKTGVGLAPGTAFGEGGLPFLRACFLRNPAQIEDAAQRLAGFIRAL, encoded by the coding sequence ATGTCTTTGCTGGAAAGCCTGAGCCCGCGCGCCCTCGCAGCCCCTGAAAGCGGGATTGTCGAGATCCTGAATTACGCGCGCGGTCGCGATGGCCTGTTGCCGCTCTGGGTTGGCGAGGGCGATTTGCCGACCCCGGATTTCATTAATCGGGCGGCAAGCGATGCTCTTCTCGCCGGCGAGACCTTCTACACCTGGCAGCGCGGTATTCCAGAACTCCGTGAGGCCCTGTCGCGCTATTACCAGCGCCACTTTTCCGTTGATCTTTCAGCCGAGCATTTTTATGCGACCGGCTCAGGCATGCAGGCGATTGCGCTGGCCGTTCAGGCGCTGACCTCGCCCGGCGACGAGATGATCTATCTATCGCCCTGCTGGCCGAACATAGTGGCTGCCATCGATCTGGCCGGCGGCAAGTCGGTCGGCCTGCCGCTGACATTTGCCGATGGCCGCTGGATGCTGGATCTTGACCGGCTTGAAAAGACGATCACGCCGAAGACTCGCGCGCTCTTCATCAACACCCCGTCGAACCCGACCGGCTGGACCGCGACACGGGATGAGCTGAAGGCGATTCTGGAGATCGCCCGGCGCCATGGCATCTGGATACTCGCCGACGAAATCTATGCGCTTTACTACTACGGAACCGCGACGCGCGCGCCCTCCTTTCTCGATGTGATGGAAGAGGGCGACCGGGTGATCTTCGCCAATTCTTTCTCCAAGAATTGGTCGATGACCGGTTGGCGCGTCGGCTGGATCGTGGCACCGCCGGAACTCGGACAGGTGTTGGAGAATCTCATTCAGTATTCGACCTCCGGGGTCGCCCAATTCATGCAGCGCGGCGCTGTGGTGGCGCTCGACGACGGTGACGATTTCGTCCGCGAGAACATCGCCCGCGCGACAAAGTCCCGCGATATCTTCTGCGACACGCTCACTGCGACCAACCGTGTCGAGACCTTGAAGCCGGAAGGTGCGCTATACGCTTTCCTCAAGATCGACGGCATCACCGACAGCCGTCAGGCGGCCCTCGACATCGTTGACAAGACCGGGGTCGGTCTCGCGCCGGGAACCGCTTTCGGTGAGGGCGGCCTGCCATTTCTGCGTGCCTGCTTCCTGCGCAATCCCGCGCAGATCGAGGACGCAGCCCAGCGGCTCGCCGGTTTCATTCGGGCGCTTTGA